Proteins from one Juglans microcarpa x Juglans regia isolate MS1-56 chromosome 6S, Jm3101_v1.0, whole genome shotgun sequence genomic window:
- the LOC121237375 gene encoding putative pentatricopeptide repeat-containing protein At3g15200 → MQYSKFQPLRAFSLENIQRELKLKFQALSTNDRSRHLISRKPFSPLATILDPHSPKSAKTATFTRRSEFRFPGRAETTRFVHSVADSDQPSEFRRDPDHQATIFVQNLLKFRRDKPAEEIERALDLCELTLSEDLVLNVLQRHRSDWRPAYVFFEWVCKRGGEGSAYSPGSVVYNEVLDILGKLRRFEELVKVLDEMSSRKGLVNEETYGILINRFAAAHKVEDALGVFNRRKEFGLDSDLVPFQRLLMWLCRYKHVEAAETLFQSKRYEFGCDIKTWNIILNGWCVLGNVYEAKRFWNEIIASKCRPDFFTHGTFINALTKKGKLGTAIKLFRAMRENGLNPDVVICNCIIYALCFKKRIPEALEVFEEMKERGCLPNAATYNSLIKHLCKIRRMEKVYELLEEMEQKKGSCLPTDKTWNYLLKSLKKPEEVPELLERMERNGCQMTCDTYNLMLKLYMDWDDEARVRYTWEEMERNGMGHDRRSYTIMIHGFYDKGRIRDALRFFKQMISKGMEPEPRTNIFVNDMNDKLKMRAGEQVEISAEVDGSS, encoded by the coding sequence ATGCAGTACTCCAAATTCCAACCGTTGAGAGCATTTTCCCTGGAAAACATCCAACGTGAATTGAAACTCAAATTCCAAGCACTCTCCACAAATGATCGCTCTCGCCATCTCATTTCACGCAAACCCTTCTCTCCCCTTGCCACTATTCTTGATCCTCATAGCCCAAAGAGCGCGAAAACTGCAACTTTCACAAGAAGATCCGAATTCCGTTTCCCAGGAAGAGCCGAAACGACTCGCTTTGTGCACTCAGTCGCTGATTCTGATCAACCCAGCGAGTTTCGACGAGACCCAGATCACCAAGCAActatttttgttcaaaatctACTCAAGTTTCGAAGGGACAAGCCGGCGGAGGAGATTGAGCGTGCTCTTGATCTATGCGAGCTCACGCTGAGCGAGGATTTGGTGCTGAACGTACTTCAGCGGCATCGTTCGGATTGGAGACCAGCGTATGTATTTTTCGAGTGGGTTTGTaaaagaggaggagaaggaagtGCTTACTCACCTGGGTCGGTTGTTTACAATGAGGTTCTTGATATTCTTGGGAAATTGCGGCGTTTTGAGGAGCTTGTCAAAGTGCTCGACGAAATGTCGAGCAGAAAGGGCCTTGTCAATGAAGAGACGTATGGGATTTTGATCAATAGATTTGCGGCTGCTCATAAGGTGGAGGACGCACTTGGTGTATTCAATAGGAGGAAAGAGTTTGGATTAGACAGTGATTTGGTTCCATTTCAGAGGCTTTTGATGTGGTTATGCCGGTATAAGCATGTGGAGGCTGCGGAAACTTTATTTCAGTCAAAGCGATACGAGTTTGGTTGCGATATCAAGACCTGGAATATCATTCTCAACGGCTGGTGCGTGTTGGGGAATGTTTACGAGGCAAAAAGGTTTTGGAACGAAATAATTGCATCTAAATGTCGGCCGGATTTCTTCACGCACGGGACTTTCATAAACGCTCTGACAAAGAAGGGGAAATTGGGCACCGCGATCAAGTTGTTCCGAGCTATGCGGGAGAATGGTTTGAATCCAGATGTAGTGATCTGCAATTGTATCATTTATGCGCTTTGTTTCAAGAAGAGGATCCCTGAAGCTTTGGAAGTTTTTGAGGAAATGAAGGAGCGGGGCTGTCTACCAAATGCGGCGACTTACAACTCGCTAATCAAGCACCTCTGCAAGATAAGGAGGATGGAAAAGGTATACGagcttttggaagaaatggaaCAGAAGAAGGGCAGTTGTTTGCCAACTGATAAAACCTGGAATTACTTGCTCAAGTCCTTGAAGAAACCAGAGGAAGTTCCAGAGCTTTTGGAAAggatggagagaaatgggtgtCAGATGACTTGTGACACATACAATTTGATGTTGAAGTTGTATATGGATTGGGATGATGAGGCAAGAGTAAGATATACATGGGAGGAGATGGAGAGAAACGGGATGGGACATGACCGTCGATCTTATACTATTATGATTCATGGCTTCTATGACAAGGGGAGAATACGAGATGCGCTGCGTTTTTTCAAGCAGATGATATCGAAGGGAATGGAGCCAGAGCCAAGGACCAATATATTTGTCAATGACATGAACGACAAGTTGAAGATGAGGGCAGGCGAACAAGTGGAAATTTCAGCAGAGGTGGATGGCAGCTcatag
- the LOC121237376 gene encoding E3 ubiquitin-protein ligase RMA3-like: MEHNLFEPELHFESTGDVSFHQTWKTSVSDNEDGCFDCNICLDSAHEPVVTLCGHLYCWPCIYKWLHVQISADDPDPHRKCPVCKANISQTSLVPLYGRGTSPPDSTGKKPNSGLVIPHRPAPCGLNTLTSATNSTLDSSQRLHPNYFQSQSQSFHHQQYFPHMYGGLAADASTFVGGEAMAGLFSPTISVFGEMVYARMFGSSNLSVYPYRYPGSYPRTGISSTRMRRREMQLDKSLNRLSVFLFCFIILCFVLF; this comes from the coding sequence ATGGAACACAATTTATTTGAGCCTGAGTTACATTTCGAATCAACTGGAGATGTTTCTTTTCATCAGACATGGAAAACATCAGTCTCAGACAATGAAGATGGCTGCTTTGATTGCAACATATGCTTAGATTCAGCACATGAACCTGTGGTCACTCTCTGCGGTCACTTGTACTGCTGGCCATGCATTTACAAGTGGCTTCATGTACAAATCTCCGCAGATGACCCAGATCCGCATCGGAAGTGCCCCGTTTGTAAAGCTAACATCTCACAGACATCGTTGGTCCCCCTGTATGGCCGGGGCACCTCCCCCCCAGATTCTACTGGCAAGAAACCCAACTCGGGCCTTGTCATACCCCACAGACCAGCTCCTTGCGGATTGAACACTCTTACTTCTGCTACAAACTCTACTCTGGATTCCAGCCAGCGACTTCACCCAAATTATTTTCAGTCACAGTCACAGTCATTTCATCACCAGCAATACTTTCCTCACATGTATGGAGGTTTAgctgcagatgcatcaactttTGTTGGGGGTGAAGCGATGGCTGGTTTATTTAGTCCAACAATTAGCGTGTTTGGGGAGATGGTATACGCGAGGATGTTTGGGAGCTCAAATTTAAGTGTATACCCTTATCGTTATCCAGGTTCCTATCCTCGCACAGGGATTAGCAGTACTAGGATGAGAAGGCGGGAAATGCAGCTTGATAAGTCTCTTAATCGACTTTCCGTTTTTCTCTTCTGTTTCATAATCTTGTGTTTTGTCCTTTTCTGA